Genomic segment of Pseudomonas sp. DY-1:
TCAGCGTGAGCGGTGGTGCCGGTGGCAAGCCGGTGGAAACCCTGTCGCTGAACTTCACCAAGATCAAATGGGAGCTCACTGCGCAGAAGGACGACGGCACCAAGGAAGGCACCGCCGCTTCCACCTGGGACCTGGCGGCCAACAAGGTGGTCAAGTAACGACGCCCGGCCATGTCGGAAGCCGGCCTGCTGCCGCCACTGTTCGAGCGTCTTGCCGCCCAGGCGGACGAGGCGCAGGCCTTCGACCGCGAGGCCATGGCGGAATCCGTCCGCCAGGAACTGGCGCGGCTGCTCAACACCCGCCGCGCCAGCGCCAGGAGCGCGCAACCACTGACCATCCTCGACTATGGCATCGGCGACTGGAGTGCACTCCAGGCACGCCGCAGCGATGACCGGCGGCAACTGGTACGGGAAATCCGTGCCGCCGTTCAGCACTTCGAACCGCGCCTGCAACTGACCGAAGTGGAAGCCGAACCGGTCCCCGGCCAACCCCAGCGCCTGCGTCTTCGCCTGGGTGGCAGTCTGCGCAGTGGTCAGCGCAGCTGGCCGGCGGTGTTTGTCATCGACAACAACGACGAGGGCCTCGAGGTAAGCCATGAGCGACTCGATTGACCCGGAGCTGCTGGACTACTACCAGCGCGAACTCACCTGGCTGCGCCACGCCGGCGCCAGTTTCGCCGCACGCTATCCCAAGGTTGCCCGCCGCCTCGAATTGTCTCCCGGCGAATGCCCGGACCCACATGTGGAACGGTTGCTGGAAGGCTTCTCGCTACTGACCGCGCGCCTGCAACGGCGCCTCGACGACGACTACGCAGAGTTCAGCGATGCCCTGCTGGAACAGCTCTACCCGTTGGCCCTGCGCCCCTTGCCCTCCTGCTCCATCGTCCAGTTCGAGCCGGACCCGACCCAGGGTAGCCTGGCCGAAGGCTTCCGGATGCCACGCGACACGCCGCTGTTCGTCACCACCAGCCAGGGCGCCAGCGTGCACCTGCGCACCACGGCAGAGGCGATGCTCTGGCCCGTGCGCATCGGCGGTGCGACGCTGCTGGATGGCGACGAGGCAGTTGCCCTGACCGGACGCCCCGAGGCACGCGCGGCACTGCGCCTGGAACTGCACTGCCTGGGCGAGTTCGATTGGGCGCAACTGCCCATCCGCCAATTGCGCCTGCATCTCGCCGCCTCGCCGGTGACCAACGCCGCGCTCTACGACCTGCTCGGCGCCCACACCCTCGGCATCCACTGCGGCGTACCGGGCGTGCCATTGCTGCCCTGCCCCGGCGAGCCTCAGCTGGTGGGCTTTGCCGACGACCAGGCGTTACTGCCCGAGGAAGATGGCCAGCATCCTGCCCTGCGCCTCCTGGCCGAGTACTTCACCTTCCCGGACAAGTTCGCGTTCTTCGATATCCCGATCCAGCCGCCCAGCACGGGCGGGCGCGATTGCGTGCTGGTGATCGCCTTCGACCGCGCTCCGGCGGGCCGCCTGCACCTGCAGCAGGACGACTTGCGCCTGGGTTGTGCGCCCGTCATCAACCTGTTCCCGCGCACCTCCGAGCCGCTCCGACCGGACGGCACCCGCAGCGAGTATCGCCTGATCGCCGATGCCCACCGCGAAAGCAGCGTGGAGATCCACAGCGTCCGCGCCATGCGGGCTGCATCGCCGCGCGGCGTGATTCCAGTACCGGCCTACTATGGCCATGCCCATGGTGC
This window contains:
- the tssE gene encoding type VI secretion system baseplate subunit TssE — its product is MSEAGLLPPLFERLAAQADEAQAFDREAMAESVRQELARLLNTRRASARSAQPLTILDYGIGDWSALQARRSDDRRQLVREIRAAVQHFEPRLQLTEVEAEPVPGQPQRLRLRLGGSLRSGQRSWPAVFVIDNNDEGLEVSHERLD
- the tssF gene encoding type VI secretion system baseplate subunit TssF: MSDSIDPELLDYYQRELTWLRHAGASFAARYPKVARRLELSPGECPDPHVERLLEGFSLLTARLQRRLDDDYAEFSDALLEQLYPLALRPLPSCSIVQFEPDPTQGSLAEGFRMPRDTPLFVTTSQGASVHLRTTAEAMLWPVRIGGATLLDGDEAVALTGRPEARAALRLELHCLGEFDWAQLPIRQLRLHLAASPVTNAALYDLLGAHTLGIHCGVPGVPLLPCPGEPQLVGFADDQALLPEEDGQHPALRLLAEYFTFPDKFAFFDIPIQPPSTGGRDCVLVIAFDRAPAGRLHLQQDDLRLGCAPVINLFPRTSEPLRPDGTRSEYRLIADAHRESSVEIHSVRAMRAASPRGVIPVPAYYGHAHGASVPGARLYWHARRVQGMTPNRLGTDLLLSLVDTRFDPLQDAPEYSLTAELLCTNRHLAENLPAGTRLGFERPGPVARASLRNPPTPQSLPRLSGESRWRMVSQLTLNHLSLVEGPQALEALQELLDLHNLRDESGVRRQIEGITRLTCERVVARIGDDAWRGWRNGLEVRLSLDPQHFAGASAVLFSAVLAQFFSLYATANRFVRTVLVDGDKEVRTWQPQAGMPLSL